In Hermetia illucens chromosome 5, iHerIll2.2.curated.20191125, whole genome shotgun sequence, a single window of DNA contains:
- the LOC119658148 gene encoding uncharacterized protein LOC119658148, with protein MEAILEKVNNLTQQQDVTGQEIQRLLSNYRKDSVARKTREYLTTRLEQLENLWTAFSERNEELEELAHYLPAHPYFEKQYFSSMQREYTKYREDIAERLQGLEGTSKLNIDLGKSATGALDTKAATAANNAQNELPSDVVVLIRQQQSRIRAVENIISGIDTVEQAQPKSYYELKTATLSKYWEELRQGHQNIWQYSSDPNELGYNEENFLNLEERIQDTLIFLAECRSKLEPSIATATRAFPSINLPHVTIPAFDGDYAQWQSFHDLFRQMIHEQQLGNAQKMWYLKTNLKGEAERLIRHLPITDENYDIAWTTLTNRYSNQRLRVATLLDRLTQQPMITSDSPSALKKLHDITKECLAGLKNFNINIASWDPILLHILLKKLDKVTHALYEQTLTSPRELQPVDAFLAFLERRFQSLEALCSDKRSTTQSKPTNRTSALISTKDSQSLQCKNCKGSHRIYTCEAFKQLSIWDRVAKIKQLRLCLNCLREGHRSAQCSAGSCLKCGKKHNTLLHMDANNQDKTTPSITAIQTTANATKQGQVSSIVKDKGSTNVNHSIALSTGISASEGPFVLLATALIKVTNQKGKSIEMRALLDSGSQINIITETAVRKLGLQPTSYHIHIRGLGGASQQSQQKVTLSLQSRITTFARKIDAIVLPHITSSQPSQGLNSRNWAIPGNIQLADPHFDREGRIDLLLGADIYYELLATGQMRLSRNLPLLQNTVFGWIIAGRVATSYQKEVTCGILNTDDSKLSEQIERFWKLEEPESTENLAMTTQEIKCENHFAQTMKRTNNGRFIVKLPFKVDPAKLGKSRGNAERRLFKLEWRLARNPELRKQYNEFMDEYKQLGHMTEIDEGSIPSLHYFLPHHSVLKPESTTTKLRVVFDASSETSSGYSLNDVLATGPTIQSELFTILVRFRLPCFVFTADIEKMYRQVQVSEEDKRFQLILWRNEPNEPIRCYQLNTVTYGTSSAPYLATKCLQELSSQTTHKYPSGSTALRRDFYMDDVMSGANTLTEAIETQHQLRTILQSAGFKLRKWCANNKNLLNNIPVEDQALQLDITQEGEENVKTLGLVWTPKTDEFQIRCPYTESKKVTKRSALSDIAHLFDPLGLMAPVTVTAKIFLQRLWSLKMGWDEEIPLELQAEWSRYYNDLQGLNQIKVPRHIFGGKVPEKIQLHVFSDASEKAYGAAVYLRAIQSDGVRTVRLLCAKSKVAPLKRVTLPRLELCAARLAAELVHRLKRDIEIPDYNCFYWTDSEIVLNWINAEASSFYTFVANRVAAIQQKSSPKQWRHIHSKENPADLVSRGVAPGKLQNYALWFYGPIFLHGTEECWPERFHSVDTTLEKKRSKMVLAMVKDSISLINQIDHQNSFQRLQRIMAHVLRFVRNARTTNHKERGKSLLTASEMEEALRVIVKEAQLDVYRESMQQLTCNKQLNNSDPLSSLHPFLDEFGLLRVGGRLEASNLTYDTKHPIVLPYGHYVTRLILNDLHHKHLHAGPQALLAIARQRFWPIKGKAAIRSIVQSCMKCARAKPKLMTQLMGNLPAHRVQPARPFMNTGIDFAGPLWIHFKGRGNRPQKAYLAVFCCFATKAVHLELVTNLTTEAFINALKRFIGRRGHCRNLYCDNATNFVGAKNQLGELNESIYGEQSQEQLINFCTPKGIDFHFIPPRSPHFGGLWEAAVKSAKHFLIRNTSPAKLTYEEMATLIIEVEAILNSRPLTPLSSEARDLTALTPGHFLIGEPLTNPVDVHAQAVKANLPQRWKEINDIKNRFWQRWSSEYLSELQQRQKWKQSCENVKPGMLVAIKEDNIPVLQWRLGRIIKGIKGRDGLIRIAEIKTSSGVLQRAIHNLAPLPVEPNDTEDSSQEKPPAPSKERIIDTCTQNSEATRCSRAKKKRISHSPVNLLL; from the coding sequence ATGGAGGCGATACTTGAGAAAGTTAATAATCTTACTCAACAACAAGATGTGACGGGCCAGGAGATTCAGCGTCTTTTGAGTAACTACCGGAAAGATTCGGTAGCTCGTAAGACAAGGGAATATCTCACGACGAGATTGGAACAATTGGAAAATCTCTGGACAGCCTTTTCGGAGAGAAATGAAGAGCTTGAAGAGTTAGCGCATTATCTTCCAGCTCATCCATATTTCGAGAAACAATATTTCTCTTCAATGCAGCGCGAGTACACCAAGTACAGGGAGGACATTGCGGAACGCCTTCAGGGTTTGGAAGGCACGTCCAAGTTGAATATCGATTTGGGTAAATCAGCCACGGGTGCTTTAGATACAAAGGCCGCCACGGCAGCAAACAATGCTCAGAACGAGCTTCCCAGCGATGTCGTGGTACTAATAAGGCAACAGCAATCAAGGATACGGGCTGTGGAAAACATTATTAGCGGCATCGACACAGTTGAACAGGCACAACCCAAATCATACTACGAATTGAAGACAGctactttatcaaagtactggGAAGAGTTGCGTCAAGGCCATCAGAATATATGGCAATATTCCAGCGATCCAAATGAGTTAGGTTACAACGAGGAGAATTTTCTCAACCTCGAAGAGCGAATTCAAGACACTTTAATATTTCTCGCTGAATGCCGTTCAAAGCTAGAGCCTAGCATAGCTACCGCTACAAGGGCCTTTCCAAGCATCAACTTGCCACACGTGACAATTCCTGCCTTTGACGGCGATTATGCACAATGGCAATCCTTCCACGACTTATTCCGCCAGATGATCCACGAGCAGCAATTGGGAAATGCTCAGAAAATGTGGTATTTGAAGACCAATCTAAAGGGTGAAGCAGAGCGACTTATACGTCATCTGCCCATCACTGACGAAAATTATGACATTGCATGGACAACGCTAACAAACCGCTACAGCAATCAACGATTGAGGGTAGCCACGCTATTGGATAGGCTCACACAACAGCCGATGATTACTTCGGATTCCCCCAGTGCTTTGAAAAAACTTCATGACATTACGAAGGAATGTCTAGCAGGACTCAAGAACTTTAATATCAATATAGCTAGTTGGGATCCcattttattacatattttacTGAAAAAGTTAGACAAGGTTACGCACGCCTTATACGAACAAACTTTGACTTCACCACGAGAACTGCAGCCGGTTGATGCATTTCTCGCGTTTTTGGAAAGACGCTTTCAGTCTTTAGAGGCCTTGTGTAGCGACAAGAGGAGTACGACTCAAAGCAAACCTACAAACCGAACCTCGGCTTTAATATCCACCAAGGACAGTCAATCTTTACAGTGCAAAAACTGCAAGGGAAGCCATCGAATCTACACATGTGAAGCCTTTAAACAATTGTCCATCTGGGATCGAGTAGCCAAAATCAAGCAGCTGAGGCTATGTTTGAACTGCCTACGGGAAGGACATCGAAGTGCACAATGCAGCGCAGGAAGTTGTCTTAAATGTGGAAAGAAGCACAACACTCTACTACATATGGACGCCAACAATCAAGACAAAACAACGCCCTCTATCACCGCAATTCAAACAACAGCCAACGCCACCAAGCAAGGTCAAGTATCAAGTATTGTAAAGGACAAGGGTTCTACAAATGTCAACCATTCTATTGCATTATCAACGGGAATATCAGCATCAGAGGGACCTTTTGTTCTATTAGCTACTGCACTCATCAAGGTGACAAACCAAAAGGGCAAGTCGATAGAAATGAGAGCTCTGCTGGATAGTGGCTCCCAAATAAACATAATTACAGAAACGGCTGTGAGAAAGCTGGGACTACAACCAACTAGTTACCATATACACATTCGTGGTCTGGGCGGAGCGTCGCAACAATCGCAACAGAAGGTAACATTGTCATTGCAATCAAGAATCACTACGTTTGCACGGAAGATAGACGCTATAGTTTTACCACATATAACATCCTCTCAACCATCGCAAGGTCTGAATTCAAGGAATTGGGCCATACCCGGCAACATTCAGCTTGCCGATCCTCATTTTGACCGGGAAGGGCGTATTGATCTACTTCTCGGAGCTGACATCTATTACGAACTATTAGCTACAGGGCAAATGCGGCTATCAAGGAACCTGCCACTGCTGCAAAACACGGTCTTTGGTTGGATAATTGCTGGAAGGGTTGCAACATCCTATCAGAAAGAGGTTACATGCGGCATCCTCAACACCGATGATTCCAAACTCAGCGAGCAGATAGAGCGTTTTTGGAAACTGGAGGAACCAGAATCTACAGAGAACCTTGCGATGACAACACAAGAAATAAagtgtgaaaatcattttgctCAAACCATGAAACGAACGAACAATGGACGTTTCATTGTGAAACTGCCTTTCAAGGTGGATCCAGCAAAACTCGGCAAATCTAGGGGCAATGCGGAGAGGCGACTTTTCAAATTAGAATGGAGATTAGCACGAAACCCAGAACTACGCAAACAGTACAATGAATTTATGGACGAATACAAGCAACTGGGGCATATGACAGAAATAGATGAAGGAAGTATTCCGAGTCTTCATTATTTTCTTCCCCATCATAGCGTTCTGAAGCCAGAGAGCACCACCACTAAACTTAGAGTAGTTTTTGACGCCTCTTCGGAAACCTCTTCTGGATACAGTTTGAACGATGTACTTGCTACAGGCCCtaccatccaatccgaattATTTACCATTCTTGTACGATTTCGGCTGCCTTGCTTTGTTTTTACTGCTGACATCGAAAAGATGTATCGACAAGTCCAGGTGTCGGAGGAAGACAAGAGATTTCAACTAATTCTATGGCGAAATGAGCCTAATGAACCTATAAGATGTTATCAGCTGAACACGGTCACATATGGTACTTCCTCTGCACCATATCTAGCCACCAAATGCCTACAAGAATTGTCATCACAGACAACGCACAAATACCCATCCGGTTCGACTGCATTAAGACGGGATTTTTATATGGACGATGTGATGTCAGGTGCAAACACCTTGACAGAAGCTATTGAGACGCAACATCAACTTCGCACAATCTTGCAATCAGCCGGCTTTAAGCTTCGAAAGTGGTGTGCAAACAACAAGAATCTTTTAAACAACATTCCTGTTGAAGATCAGGCACTCCAACTGGACATAACCCAAGAAGGGGAGGAAAACGTGAAGACACTCGGATTAGTTTGGACTCCTAAGACagatgaatttcaaattagatGCCCATACACGGAATCTAAGAAAGTAACAAAGAGATCAGCGCTATCCGATATCGCTCATCTGTTCGATCCGCTAGGATTGATGGCACCAGTTACAGTTACTGCTAAAATCTTCCTTCAAAGGCTGTGGAGTCTCAAAATGGGTTGGGATGAAGAAATTCCTTTAGAACTACAGGCGGAATGGTCAAGATATTATAATGACTTGCAGGGGCTGAATCAAATTAAGGTACCTCGTCACATATTTGGAGGGAAGGTACCTGAAAAAATACAGTTACATGTCTTTTCGGAcgcttcggaaaaggcgtatgGTGCAGCGGTATATTTACGAGCTATTCAGTCAGATGGGGTTCGCACAGTTCGTCTTTTATGTGCAAAGTCGAAGGTGGCACCATTAAAACGAGTGACCCTACCAAGATTGGAATTGTGTGCAGCAAGGCTAGCAGCTGAACTCGTTCATCGGCTTAAACGGGACATAGAAATTCCAGACTATAATTGCTTTTACTGGACCGACTCCGAAATTGTCCTAAATTGGATCAATGCAGAAGCATCGTCATTTTATACGTTCGTGGCTAATCGAGTCGCTGCTATACAACAAAAATCCTCACCCAAACAATGGAGGCACATACATTCGAAGGAGAATCCAGCAGATTTGGTATCGAGAGGTGTCGCTCCAGGAAAACTGCAGAATTATGCCCTCTGGTTCTATGGGCCTATATTTCTTCATGGGACTGAAGAGTGCTGGCCGGAAAGGTTTCATAGTGTAGATACCACCTTGGAGAAAAAACGTTCAAAAATGGTATTGGCCATGGTGAAGGACTCAATCTCCCTtatcaatcaaatcgaccatcaAAACTCTTTTCAACGACTGCAACGCATAATGGCACATGTGCTACGGTTCGTTAGGAATGCACGAACAACGAACCACAAGGAACGAGGAAAATCGCTCTTAACTGCAAGCGAAATGGAGGAAGCCTTGCGAGTAATAGTAAAGGAAGCTCAATTGGATGTGTATCGAGAATCTATGCAGCAACTAACATGTAACAAGCAATTAAACAACAGCGATCCATTGAGCAGTCTGCATCCATTCTTAGACGAATTCGGACTTTTGAGAGTCGGCGGTCGGCttgaagcttcaaatttaacttaTGATACCAAACACCCGATCGTTCTTCCTTACGGCCATTACGTAACTCGATTGATTTTAAATGATCTGCATCATAAGCATCTTCACGCCGGACCACAAGCCTTATTGGCAATAGCGAGACAACGATTTTGGCCTATCAAGGGCAAAGCAGCCATCAGATCTATCGTGCAGAGCTGTATGAAATGCGCAAGGGCGAAACCAAAACTCATGACGCAGCTCATGGGAAACCTGCCCGCCCATCGAGTACAACCAGCCAGACCATTCATGAATACTGGTATCGACTTCGCCGGCCCTCTATGGATTCACTTTAAGGGGAGAGGCAATCGTCCGCAAAAGGCGTACCTTGctgttttttgttgctttgcaACAAAGGCGGTGCACCTGGAACTAGTGACGAATCTAACGACAGAAGCCTTCATCAATGCGCTGAAACGTTTCATTGGGCGTAGAGGACATTGTCGAAATCTATATTGCGACAATGCAACTAACTTTGTGGGCGCCAAAAATCAACTAGGAGAATTAAACGAAAGCATATACGGGGAACAATCCCAAGAACAACTGATCAATTTTTGCACACCCAAGggtattgattttcattttattccacCAAGATCGCCTCATTTCGGTGGCCTGTGGGAGGCGGCAGTAAAATCTGCCAAACACTTTTTAATCAGAAACACGTCCCCAGCAAAACTTACGTATGAAGAAATGGCAACTTTAATAATCGAAGTCGAGGCTATTTTGAATTCAAGGCCACTGACACCTCTATCATCCGAGGCCAGAGACCTAACGGCATTAACTCCAGGCCATTTCTTAATTGGGGAACCACTAACGAACCCAGTTGATGTACACGCCCAAGCAGTAAAGGCAAATTTACCGCAAAGATGGAAggaaatcaacgacataaagaATAGATTCTGGCAAAGATGGTCAAGCGAATATTTGTCGGAACTGCAACAgcgtcaaaaatggaaacaGAGCTGCGAAAACGTAAAACCTGGAATGCTGGTGGCTATCAAAGAAGACAATATTCCCGTTCTGCAGTGGAGATTGGGGCGAATCATAAAGGGGATAAAAGGTCGAGATGGTCTAATAAGAATAGCAGAGATCAAAACATCGTCAGGAGTCCTACAGAGAGCAATTCATAACTTAGCACCGTTACCGGTAGAACCGAACGACACCGAAGACTCCTCGCAGGAAAAACCCCCAGCTCCATCAAAGGAACGGATTATAGATACCTGCACGCAAAACTCAGAAGCAACTCGATGTTCAAGagcgaagaagaagagaatttcGCATTCCCCTGTAAACCTGCTACTGTG